A single region of the Phalacrocorax carbo chromosome 4, bPhaCar2.1, whole genome shotgun sequence genome encodes:
- the UGDH gene encoding UDP-glucose 6-dehydrogenase: MFEIKKICCIGAGYVGGPTCSVIAQMCPNIKVTVVDVNEARINAWNSDTLPIYEPGLKEVVESCRGRNLFFSTSIDDAIREADLVFISVNTPTKTYGMGKGRAADLKYIEACARRIVQNSNGYKIVTEKSTVPVRAAESIRRIFDANTKPNLDLQVLSNPEFLAEGTAIKDLKNPDRVLIGGDDSPEGQKAVRALCAVYEHWVPKEKILTTNTWSSELSKLAANAFLAQRISSINSISALCEATGADVEEVARAIGTDQRIGNKFLKASVGFGGSCFQKDVLNLVYLCEALNLPEVARYWQQVIDMNDYQRRRFASRIIDSLFNTVADKKIAILGFAFKKDTGDTRESSSIYISKYLMDEGAKLHIYDPKVPKEQIILDLSHPGVSEDNQVSRLVTISKDPYEACDGAHALVICTEWDMFKELDYERIHKKMLKPAFIFDGRRVLDDLHNELQVIGFQIETIGKKVSAKRIPFASSCEIPKFSLQDPPVKKPRV, from the exons ATGTTTGAAATTAAGAAGATTTGCTGCATTGGTGCTGGTTATGTTGGTGGGCCAACCTGCAGCGTTATCGCACAGATGTGCCCCAATATCAAAGTTACTGTTGTGGATGTCAATGAGGCCAGAATCAATGCCTGGAATTCAGATACACTCCCAATCTATGAG CCAGGGTTAAAAGAAGTGGTAGAGTCCTGTCGAGGAAGAAACCTCTTCTTTTCCACCAGTATTGATGATGCCATTAGAGAAGCTGatcttgtatttatttct GTTAACACTCCGACAAAGACCTATGGGATGGGAAAAGGCCGAGCAGCTGATCTGAAATACATTGAAGCTTGTGCTAGGCGAATTGTACAAAATTCAAATGGCTATAAAATTGTCACTGAGAAAAGCACAGTTCCAGTACGTGCTGCAGAGAGCATTCGGCGGATCTTTGATGCTAATACTAAGCCTAACTTGGATTTGCAG GTGCTGTCTAACCCTGAGTTTCTCGCAGAAGGAACAGCCATCAAGGACCTGAAGAATCCAGACAGAGTGCTTATTGGTGGAGATGATTCTCCAGAGGGACAGAAAGCTGTCCGCGCTCTTTGTGCTGTTTATGAGCACTGGGTGCCCAAAGAAAAAATCCTCACAACCAATACTTGGTCATCAGAACTTTCTAAACTG GCAGCTAATGCTTTCCTTGCGCAAAGAATCAGCAGCATTAACTCAATCAGTGCTCTGTGTGAAGCTACAGGAGCAGATGTTGAAGAAGTAGCAAGAGCTATTGGAACAGACCAAAGAATTGGAAACAAGTTTCTCAAAGCCAGTGTtg ggTTTGGAGGTAGCTGTTTTCAGAAGGATGTCCTGAATTTAGTGTACCTCTGTGAGGCACTGAACTTACCTGAAGTAGCCCGCTATTGGCAACAG GTAATAGACATGAATGATTATCAGAGGAGAAGATTTGCTTCCCGCATTATTGATAGCTTGTTCAATACTGTCGCTGATAAGAAGATTGCTATTTTAGGGTTTGCATTCAAAAAGGATACTGGGGACACAAG AGAGTCCTCCAGTATCTACATTAGCAAGTATTTAATGGATGAAGGGGCAAAGCTCCATATCTATGATCCTAAAGTACCTAAGGAACAAATCATCTTGGATCTCTCACATCCAGGTGTCTCCGAAGATAACCAAG TGTCTCGGTTGGTCACTATCAGTAAAGATCCCTATGAAGCTTGTGATGGAGCTCACGCCCTTGTAATTTGCACCGAATGGGACATGTTTAAG GAGTTGGATTATGAACGTATTCATAAGAAGATGCTGAAGCCTGCATTTATCTTTGATGGTAGGAGAGTTCTAGATGATCTTCACAATGAGCTACAAGTCATTGGCTTCCAG attgAAACAATTGGGAAGAAGGTGTCAGCCAAAAGAATTCCTTTTGCTTCTTCGTGTGAAATTCCTAAGTTCAGCCTGCAGGACCCACCTGTCAAAAAGCCTAGAGTATAA